From the genome of Bacteroidota bacterium:
TTAACTAAAAGTTCCTCGGGCCCAACAACAACCATTTCAACCTGATTATTGAGCACAAACTTTTTCACATTCCGAAAATCCGATATGTCAATTTCTACATTTTCGCCATGCTGCATTGTGCCGGCATTTCCGGGCGAAATATAGAGTTTTGTTAATTTTTCGCTCTGGGCAATTTTCCATGACAAAGCATGCTCTCGTCCTCCTGAACCTATTAGTAATACTTTCATTTTAAATCAATTATTTAATTTCTCGTTCAATTCTTCCCAAAATTCCAAAGCCCGCCGAGTGTGCGGAATAACTATCGTTCCACCAACAATATTTGCTACTGAAAATATTTCAAACAGCTCCTCAGTTGTTAGCCCGGCAATGTAGCATTGTTCGAGATGATATTTTATACAATCGTCGCAGCGAAGAACCATTGAGCTAACCAATCCTAACATTTCTTTTGTCTTTGAAGATAAGGCTCCTTCGGAATATGTGTTTGTGTCGAGATTGAATAAGCGTTTTATAACTTTATTATCGCCGGAAAGCAATTTGTCATTCATTTTCATGCGATATTCTCGAAACTCCTTGATTTTTTCGCTCATGGTTTTAGATTTTATTATTCAATTGTTCTTCAATGCAATTAATTAAAGTATGAATTATTTTAATATGAATTTCTTGAACCCTGTCGGAAAATTCCGAAAATGGTGCTCGAATTTCAATATCGCAGATTTCAGCTAATTTTCCGCCGTTTTTCCCTGTCAAAGCAACTACTATCATATTTTTTGTTTTGGCTTCTTTTGCCGCAAGAACAACATTTTCTGAGTTTCCGCTGGTGCTGATTGCAAGCAGAACATCGCCTGTTTTCCCATGCCCTTCTACAAATCTTGAAAAAATATAGTCGTAGCCCAAATCGTTGGCAACACAAGAAATATACGAAGGATCGGAAATAGATATTGCAGCAAAAGATTTTCGTTTCTTTCGAAAAAATCCTGACAATTCTTCGGCAAAGTGCATTGCATCGCTCATTGATCCACCATTTCCGCAAGAAATGATTTTATTCCCCGATTCTAAAGCTTCAAACATTTTTAGCGCAGCATTTTCTATTGCAACAAAATTTGATTTGTCTGAAATAAAATCTGCAATAGATTTTTGAGCTTCATAAAAATTCTTTTCAATTAATTCTAACAACATGAATGATAGCTATATAAATTTAGATAATCATTAATAAAATAATTTGGAAAATTAATCAATTTCTAAATTTGACCAAAAAATCATATTTTTATCGCACTTTTTAAAATGAAATTGTTGAATGAAAACGAATATTAGAGAAAAGTTATATCGAATAATTTTTGATTCGGATACAAAAAGAGGTAGATTTTTTAATCTTAGTTTGCTGATAATTATTCTAATAAGCATAATTTTTGTAATGCTCGAAAGTGTTCCGTCAATCTCTGACGAATATGGCAAAATACTGAAAATTGCTGAGTGGATAATCACTATAATTTTCTCCTTAGAATATTTTTTAAGAATTTTCATTGTAAAAAAACCTGCTAAATATATATTTAGCTTTTACGGAATAATAGATTTGCTCTCGTTTTTGCCAACCTACATCGGATTATTTATTGTTGGCGGACAGAGTTTGATGGTAATCAGGGCATTAAGACTACTTCGTGTTTTCAGAATATTAAAAATTTCGCGCTACACTAAAGAAAGTAAAAAACTGATGGTGTCGCTCCGTGCCAGTCGTGCAAAAATAAGCGTTTTCCTTTTCGCAGTTATGATGATTGTAATAATAATTGGAACTTTTATGTATTTGATTGAAGGCGAAGAAAATGGATTTACAAGCATTCCTCGCAGCATTTATTGGACAATAGTAACTCTTACTACTGTTGGCTATGGCGATATTGCTCCACATACAACATTAGGACAGTTTGTAGCAAGCTTTGTAATGATTATGGGTTATGCGATAATAGCCGTCCCAACAGGAATTGTATCTGCCGAACTCACAAAAATCAAGCACAATTATTCTTCTCATAATTGCCCCGACTGTAAAAAAAATCCAAACGACGATGATGCATGTTTTTGCAAGCATTGCGGCGAAAGTTTGAAAAACAAATAATTTGATATTTTATAATAAAGACATAAAACAATGAATGATAATTTACCGGCAGGAACAAGAATTGACCATTCTACCTATGGCGAAGGAATAATTAGCAGAGTTAATATTACGAGTTATGAAATTTTTTTCGAACGAAGAGGAAAAGTTGAAATTTCCAGAACGAGCGATGATATCGATATTTTAGAAATTTCTGAAAACGAAAATAAAGAATCGGGTATTGATCTCAGGGAAATTGAAGAACTAATGTCGTATGTTTTAGATAAATATAATTCGCTTAACGAAATTGTACCACTCGGCGAAAAATGGAAAGATGGCACAATGATTCTACAACCTGCCGATACGAACCTTAAACCAAAAGAAATACCTGTTGAAGTATTTTTCCATAAAATTGTGATGCTACGCGATCGATTGAGAGTTTTGGAGCAAAACATAAATAGTAATAAATCACTTTCTGACGAAGAAAAGGTTAATATTCAGCAATATATTTCAAGAGCATACGGTAGCCTGACAACTTTCAATATTCTTTTTTCCGATAAGGAATACTATTTCAAAGGTGCCGGAAAAAGTTAGAAATATTAATACTTTATGTTGAAACTATTTGCCATTCCAATTCCAAAATATTTGGTTATATTTCTCTGCAAATTAGAGACTTTGCGAGAAATATACTTTAGTAAAATATGCCATTTCCCAGAAATTAGTTAAATGAGGTTAAAAATTGAAATAATTCATCATATATATAAATAAAGTAAATACATTTGCATAAATTTTTAAATTTAAATTTGATTGAATTTTATTGATGAAGTATAATTAATAACTTTTATTAAACATTTTATTTATTACCAAAACTAAAATCCTGTTATGAAGAAAAAAATTAATGTTCTTATAAGCTTATTTTTAGTAATGAGCTTTTTGTTTACAAATGTTTTTGCACAAGTTGATGCAAATCAGAAAATGCCTATTGATCCAGATGTTAAAATAGGAAAGCTCGACAATGGTTTGATATATTATATCAGGCAAAACAAAAAGCCGGAAAACAGAGTTGAAATGCGCCTTGCCATAAATGCCGGATCTCTTTACGAAACAGAAGCACAGCGTGGTTTAGCTCATTTTTGCGAGCATATGTGTTTCAATGGCACCAAAAATTTTGAGAAAAGCGAATTAGTCGATTTTCTCGAAAAAATGGGAATTCGTTTTGGAGCTGATCTTAATGCTTATACCAGCTTTGCCGAAACAGTTTATATGCTACAACTTCCTACCGATGATCCCGAACTATTAAGCAAAGGATATCAAGTCCTTGAAGACTGGGCACACAATGTAAGTTTTCTCGACGAAGAAATTGACAAAGAACGAGGCGTAATTAAAGAAGAATGGCGATTAGGCCTGGGAGCCGACGACAGAATGCGAAAAAAATCTTTTCCAATAATTTTTAAAGGTTCAAGATATGCAAATCGCCTACCAATTGGCTTAATGGATGTTATCGACAATTCACCTTACGACACCTTACGTCAGTTTTATAAAGATTGGTATCGACCAAATTTGATGGCAGTTGTAGTTGTTGGAGACATCGACGTGAATGAAGCCGAGCAAAAAATCATATCACATTTTGCAAACATAAAAAATCCTGACAAAATCAAAAAACGCATTGAATATGGTTTGCCGGACAACGACAAACCACTCATTAGCATTCAAACCGACGTAGAAGCTACAAATAATTCTTTACAGTTTTTCTACAAGCATGAAAATATGATTAATGAAAAGATAGGAGACTATCGTCAAAATATTCTTAATCAGTTATATAATGGCATGTTAAATAATAGATTAAGAGAAATTTCGCAGCAGCCAGACGCTCCATTTATTTATGGCTATTCTTATTATGGCGATTTTCTAGCACGTTCAAACGATGCTTATGCTTCTTTCGGAATGATGAAAGAAAATCAGATTGACGAGGGTTTTGAGGTTCTACTTTCCGAAAGCGAACGTGTAAAAAGATTTGGTTTTACAGAAACAGAATTAGAACGCCAAAAAGAAGAAGTTTTGAGCTCGTATAAAAAGTCGGCTAAAGAATTTGACAAAACTCCATCGAAAAGTTATGCAAGAGAATATGTTAGCAATTTTTTGACTTATGAGTCGATGCCCGGAATTTTAAACGAACTAAAATATGTTGAAGAATTTTTGCCGGGAATTTCCCTTGAAGAAATAAATGCTTTGGCAAAAAAATGGATAACAGAAAAGAATCTCGTAGTAAGCGTTACAGGACCCGAAAAAGAAGGCGTTGAAATTCCAACTGAGGAAGATATCCTTAAAATTGTAGAGAAAGTAAAAACAGTTAAACTGACAGCTTATGTTGACGAAGTAGTTGACGAACCCCTTTTAATGGAAATTCCAAAAGGAACAAAAGTAACAAAGCGAGTTGAAAACAAAGATTTCGATTTCACCATGGTAACATTAGGAAATGGTGTGCAAGTTATAATGAAAGAAACTGACTATAAAAACGATGAAATTCTTTTCAAAGGTTTCAGTCTTGGTGGGAGTTCTCTTTACGAAAACGACAAATTTATGTCAGCAAATTTTGCTTCAAATATTATCAATCAAAGTGGAATTGGTAGTTTTGACAACACAGCCCTTGAGAAAAAACTTGCCGGTAAAATTGTAAGCCTATCGCCAAGC
Proteins encoded in this window:
- a CDS encoding carboxymuconolactone decarboxylase family protein, translating into MSEKIKEFREYRMKMNDKLLSGDNKVIKRLFNLDTNTYSEGALSSKTKEMLGLVSSMVLRCDDCIKYHLEQCYIAGLTTEELFEIFSVANIVGGTIVIPHTRRALEFWEELNEKLNN
- a CDS encoding SIS domain-containing protein; the protein is MLELIEKNFYEAQKSIADFISDKSNFVAIENAALKMFEALESGNKIISCGNGGSMSDAMHFAEELSGFFRKKRKSFAAISISDPSYISCVANDLGYDYIFSRFVEGHGKTGDVLLAISTSGNSENVVLAAKEAKTKNMIVVALTGKNGGKLAEICDIEIRAPFSEFSDRVQEIHIKIIHTLINCIEEQLNNKI
- a CDS encoding ion transporter, which produces MKTNIREKLYRIIFDSDTKRGRFFNLSLLIIILISIIFVMLESVPSISDEYGKILKIAEWIITIIFSLEYFLRIFIVKKPAKYIFSFYGIIDLLSFLPTYIGLFIVGGQSLMVIRALRLLRVFRILKISRYTKESKKLMVSLRASRAKISVFLFAVMMIVIIIGTFMYLIEGEENGFTSIPRSIYWTIVTLTTVGYGDIAPHTTLGQFVASFVMIMGYAIIAVPTGIVSAELTKIKHNYSSHNCPDCKKNPNDDDACFCKHCGESLKNK
- a CDS encoding insulinase family protein is translated as MKKKINVLISLFLVMSFLFTNVFAQVDANQKMPIDPDVKIGKLDNGLIYYIRQNKKPENRVEMRLAINAGSLYETEAQRGLAHFCEHMCFNGTKNFEKSELVDFLEKMGIRFGADLNAYTSFAETVYMLQLPTDDPELLSKGYQVLEDWAHNVSFLDEEIDKERGVIKEEWRLGLGADDRMRKKSFPIIFKGSRYANRLPIGLMDVIDNSPYDTLRQFYKDWYRPNLMAVVVVGDIDVNEAEQKIISHFANIKNPDKIKKRIEYGLPDNDKPLISIQTDVEATNNSLQFFYKHENMINEKIGDYRQNILNQLYNGMLNNRLREISQQPDAPFIYGYSYYGDFLARSNDAYASFGMMKENQIDEGFEVLLSESERVKRFGFTETELERQKEEVLSSYKKSAKEFDKTPSKSYAREYVSNFLTYESMPGILNELKYVEEFLPGISLEEINALAKKWITEKNLVVSVTGPEKEGVEIPTEEDILKIVEKVKTVKLTAYVDEVVDEPLLMEIPKGTKVTKRVENKDFDFTMVTLGNGVQVIMKETDYKNDEILFKGFSLGGSSLYENDKFMSANFASNIINQSGIGSFDNTALEKKLAGKIVSLSPSIGSLTEGVRGSSTPADFETMLQLNYLYFTKPRKDKTAHEAFISKMKNQLKFMGASPQMAFYDTLIKTVSQNDPRTIVLPTEAQLNSIDLDDLYKIYNERYADASDWKFFLVGNFKTDSIIPLLETYLGGLPVKNVDEKWKNREPEFPTGKHEIVVRKGTEPKGMVGIMMSGDIEWNYEDRLHLNMMMKILSIKLRENMREDQGGVYGVQISDNTEKYPESEYSINVFFGCSPDKADSLIFTVYDEMNEIIENGPYAIDLEKVKESLIRERETDLEKNNYWLNKLYYNCFYEGNFESLTNFEDKVMAVDGEDIKNAASKYINLNDYVQVVLMPEEDGKKKKKKKSRRK